From a region of the Candidatus Rhabdochlamydia porcellionis genome:
- a CDS encoding mannose-1-phosphate guanylyltransferase/mannose-6-phosphate isomerase, giving the protein MKAIILAGGSGTRLWPYSRREMPKQFLHFGEKRSLLQKTIERFIPIIDPKDILIITSQNYFHLVKTQVMEISLQLENQILIEPEQKNTAPAIALAICYLTSFLKISPQECVLICSSDHLISPQEIFFHALVEAEKIAQKEKNVIFGVRPNKPETGYGYIKLGMQEQENIYHVDKFVEKPDLALAQKYLLSGQYLWNSGIFLFQIKYFIEELQKYCPEIGMRISEDFKEFTTSFSELPNLSIDYALMEKSTNTKVVRLDLNWSDVGSWDSVYDFLEKDQHNNAKMGNVLDIDTKNCLIMGNKRLISTIGLEDVIVVETADALLIGKKGESQRVKALVEELQKQEAKESYLHPTSHRPWGHFTVLEEAERYKLKRIVVEPKQRLSLQMHYHRSEHWIVIKGTAKVTIDQQETILSENESIFVPKRAIHRLENPGKVLLELIEVQVGEYVGEDDIVRLEDVYQRA; this is encoded by the coding sequence ATGAAAGCCATCATTTTAGCAGGCGGTAGTGGAACAAGGTTGTGGCCCTATTCCCGTAGAGAGATGCCTAAGCAATTTTTGCATTTTGGAGAAAAACGTTCTTTATTACAGAAAACCATTGAGAGGTTTATTCCTATTATTGATCCAAAAGATATTTTGATTATAACCAGTCAAAATTATTTTCATTTGGTAAAAACACAAGTAATGGAAATTTCTCTGCAGTTAGAAAATCAGATTTTAATAGAACCCGAACAAAAAAACACAGCGCCTGCTATTGCGCTTGCTATTTGTTATCTAACTTCTTTTTTAAAAATTTCTCCTCAAGAGTGTGTTTTGATTTGCTCTTCAGACCATCTGATTTCCCCTCAAGAGATATTCTTCCATGCTTTAGTCGAAGCAGAAAAAATTGCACAAAAAGAAAAGAATGTGATTTTTGGTGTGCGTCCTAATAAACCAGAAACAGGCTATGGTTATATTAAATTAGGCATGCAAGAACAAGAAAATATCTATCATGTGGATAAGTTTGTAGAAAAACCTGATCTTGCCCTAGCTCAGAAATATTTGCTTTCAGGTCAATATTTATGGAACTCTGGCATTTTTCTATTTCAAATTAAATATTTTATTGAAGAGCTTCAAAAGTATTGCCCAGAAATTGGCATGAGAATCTCAGAAGATTTCAAAGAGTTTACGACTAGTTTTTCCGAGTTGCCAAATCTTTCTATTGATTATGCTTTAATGGAGAAATCCACTAATACGAAAGTTGTTCGTTTAGACCTTAATTGGTCAGATGTAGGATCTTGGGATAGTGTGTATGACTTTCTAGAAAAAGATCAGCATAATAATGCAAAAATGGGAAATGTTTTAGATATAGATACAAAAAATTGTTTAATCATGGGGAACAAACGTTTGATTTCTACCATTGGACTAGAAGATGTAATCGTTGTAGAAACTGCAGATGCATTGCTAATTGGCAAGAAAGGAGAATCTCAAAGAGTAAAAGCTTTAGTAGAAGAATTGCAAAAGCAAGAGGCTAAGGAATCTTATTTACATCCTACATCGCATCGTCCTTGGGGCCATTTTACCGTATTAGAAGAGGCAGAGCGGTACAAGTTAAAAAGAATCGTAGTTGAGCCTAAACAGCGGCTTAGTTTGCAAATGCATTATCATCGTAGCGAACATTGGATAGTGATAAAAGGAACAGCTAAGGTTACAATTGATCAGCAAGAAACTATTCTATCTGAAAACGAAAGCATTTTTGTTCCTAAAAGAGCGATTCATCGCCTAGAAAATCCTGGTAAAGTGTTACTAGAATTGATAGAGGTTCAAGTAGGTGAGTATGTGGGAGAGGATGATATTGTTCGCTTAGAAGATGTCTATCAAAGAGCGTGA
- a CDS encoding glycosyltransferase yields the protein MTTAIVYDWLVESAGGEKALEAIYELYPSPIYTLVHNKKTFKSTFLTKKIYTSFIQKMPFGSSCYRYYLPFFPLAIEQFDVRDYHVVISLSHAVAKGVLTHPDQLHLCYCFTPMRYAWDLMHCYLERAGIWQRGFARFTLHYLRNWDIASLNRVDHFIAISHYIARRIRKLYGRESSVIYPPVDVERFCIQDKKEGYFITVSRLVAYKRVDLIVKAFSYLPQHKLLVIGNGPEMKKIKQLATKNVEILGHQSDEIIRSYVAKAKGFIFAAEEDFGICVLEAQAAGVPIIAFGKGAVLETVIENQTGIFFEKQQVASLLQAIACFEKKEFDPNKIYQHAQKFSRKRFHEEFRSLVDKKTEEKYESHHFSRR from the coding sequence ATGACAACAGCTATTGTTTATGACTGGCTAGTGGAATCAGCGGGTGGAGAAAAAGCTCTAGAGGCTATTTATGAGCTTTACCCCTCTCCTATCTACACTCTTGTTCATAATAAAAAGACATTTAAATCTACCTTTTTAACAAAAAAGATCTATACTTCTTTTATACAGAAAATGCCTTTTGGATCTAGCTGCTATCGTTACTATCTCCCTTTTTTCCCTTTAGCAATTGAGCAGTTTGATGTAAGGGATTATCATGTGGTGATTTCTCTTTCGCATGCGGTAGCAAAAGGGGTATTGACTCACCCAGACCAGTTGCATTTATGTTATTGCTTTACTCCTATGCGTTATGCCTGGGATTTAATGCATTGTTATTTAGAAAGAGCAGGAATATGGCAAAGAGGGTTTGCCCGATTTACTCTTCATTATTTACGCAATTGGGATATTGCATCACTCAACAGAGTTGATCATTTTATAGCGATTTCTCATTATATTGCTCGCCGTATTCGTAAACTTTATGGCAGGGAATCATCTGTGATTTATCCTCCGGTTGATGTTGAACGTTTTTGTATACAAGATAAAAAAGAAGGATATTTCATTACGGTTTCTCGTTTAGTGGCTTATAAAAGAGTGGACTTGATAGTAAAGGCTTTTTCTTATCTGCCTCAACATAAGCTTCTTGTAATTGGTAACGGCCCTGAAATGAAAAAAATTAAACAATTAGCTACTAAAAATGTAGAAATCTTAGGCCATCAATCCGATGAGATCATACGTTCTTATGTAGCTAAAGCAAAAGGGTTCATTTTTGCTGCTGAAGAGGATTTTGGTATTTGTGTTTTAGAAGCACAAGCAGCAGGGGTCCCTATTATCGCCTTTGGAAAAGGAGCAGTATTAGAAACCGTTATAGAAAATCAAACAGGAATTTTTTTTGAAAAACAACAAGTGGCTAGTTTATTGCAAGCCATTGCTTGTTTTGAAAAAAAAGAGTTTGATCCAAATAAAATTTATCAACATGCGCAAAAATTTAGCAGAAAGAGATTTCATGAAGAATTTCGCTCTCTTGTTGATAAAAAAACCGAGGAAAAATATGAAAGCCATCATTTTAGCAGGCGGTAG
- a CDS encoding glycosyltransferase family 4 protein, which translates to MLVHSGIGTYLKNILNHLKKAPIHWYVLIHPYQKSSYFDGMEVIPISTPIYSPIEQIDFARKIPSCDLFWSPHFNVPIFPISSKKRLTTIHDLFHLAYPKSFNRLERFYAGFLIKQAAYRSDQIITDSHFSKSELCKYINVIADKIEVIPLAVDLDRFSPKKESHQMLEKFNINKKFLLYVGNLKAHKNIRALLLAFDLLDKQGVSEIDLVCIGNSKGMKHLDDLCFKETLLHLKHRVHFLGNVSDEELVGFYRTAELMIFPSLYEGFGLPPLEAMACGCPTICSYAASLPEVCKTATLYCNPYNYRHIAQLIEKVMVNADLKQQLINKGLKLVRALSWEISAQKHLEKIDQLIEI; encoded by the coding sequence ATGCTTGTTCATTCTGGTATTGGTACTTATTTAAAAAATATATTGAATCATTTAAAAAAGGCTCCTATACACTGGTATGTTTTAATTCATCCTTATCAAAAGAGCTCTTATTTTGATGGGATGGAAGTAATTCCCATTTCTACACCTATCTATTCACCAATAGAACAAATAGACTTTGCTAGAAAAATTCCCTCTTGTGATCTATTTTGGTCTCCTCATTTTAATGTTCCTATTTTCCCTATTTCCTCTAAGAAAAGATTAACTACCATTCATGATTTATTTCATTTAGCCTACCCTAAATCATTCAATCGATTGGAGCGTTTTTATGCAGGGTTTTTGATCAAACAGGCAGCTTATCGGTCTGATCAAATCATTACAGATTCTCATTTTTCAAAAAGCGAATTGTGTAAATACATCAACGTTATAGCAGATAAAATAGAGGTGATTCCTCTGGCGGTTGATTTAGATAGATTCTCACCGAAAAAGGAGAGTCATCAAATGCTAGAGAAGTTTAACATTAATAAAAAATTTTTGCTATATGTAGGGAATCTTAAAGCTCACAAAAATATACGAGCCTTGCTTTTAGCCTTTGATTTGTTAGATAAACAAGGGGTTTCTGAAATAGATCTTGTTTGTATTGGCAATTCTAAAGGAATGAAACATCTTGATGATTTATGTTTTAAAGAAACCCTGCTGCATTTAAAGCATCGAGTGCATTTTTTAGGAAATGTTTCAGATGAGGAGCTTGTCGGTTTTTATAGAACAGCTGAGTTAATGATATTTCCTTCTTTATATGAAGGTTTCGGCCTTCCTCCTTTAGAAGCAATGGCTTGCGGTTGCCCTACAATCTGTTCTTATGCTGCATCTCTGCCAGAGGTTTGTAAAACAGCAACACTTTACTGTAATCCCTATAATTATCGACACATAGCACAGCTTATTGAAAAAGTAATGGTAAATGCTGATTTAAAACAGCAACTAATTAATAAAGGATTAAAGCTTGTAAGAGCCCTAAGCTGGGAAATATCTGCACAAAAACATTTGGAAAAGATTGATCAGTTAATTGAAATATGA
- the gmd gene encoding GDP-mannose 4,6-dehydratase codes for MKTALITGITGQDGSYLAELLLEKDYEVHGMVRRSSSYNLQRISHLDKDLHLHEGDLTDSGNVESIIQSILPDEIYNLAAMSHVGTSFKMPIYTADVDALGTIRLLEATRKICPKSRFYQASTSELFGKVQETPQTEKTPFYPRSPYGIAKLYAYWAVVNYREAWDLFACNGILFNHESPRRGENFVSRKITLAVAKIMHNQQEKLQLGNLDAKRDWGYAKDFVEGMWRMLQQDVPEDFVLATGEMTSVRNFVELAFQEVGVTIEWIGQGIEEKGIDCRTGRVLIEVNSQFFRPSEVELLIGDSTKAVQKMGWKSHTGLKDLVSLMINSDIKLVQKSAKETEVYF; via the coding sequence ATGAAAACAGCGCTTATTACAGGAATAACAGGACAAGATGGATCTTATTTAGCAGAGCTTTTGCTAGAAAAAGATTATGAAGTGCATGGAATGGTGCGAAGATCTTCTTCTTATAATCTACAAAGAATTTCTCATTTGGATAAAGATCTGCATTTACATGAAGGAGATCTTACCGATTCAGGTAATGTGGAAAGCATAATTCAATCCATTTTACCAGATGAAATCTATAATCTAGCAGCTATGAGTCATGTTGGCACCTCTTTTAAAATGCCTATATATACAGCAGATGTAGACGCTCTAGGAACAATACGGTTACTCGAAGCAACACGTAAAATCTGTCCAAAATCGAGATTTTATCAAGCTTCCACTTCAGAATTATTTGGCAAAGTACAAGAAACACCACAAACAGAAAAAACCCCTTTTTATCCTAGATCTCCTTATGGAATAGCAAAGCTATATGCTTATTGGGCTGTTGTTAATTACAGAGAAGCTTGGGATTTATTTGCGTGTAATGGCATTTTATTCAATCATGAAAGCCCGCGTCGAGGAGAAAATTTTGTATCTCGTAAAATTACATTAGCAGTAGCTAAAATTATGCATAATCAACAAGAAAAACTACAACTTGGCAATTTAGATGCAAAAAGGGATTGGGGCTATGCTAAAGATTTTGTAGAAGGTATGTGGCGCATGTTGCAACAAGATGTTCCTGAAGATTTTGTGTTGGCTACAGGAGAGATGACAAGTGTTAGAAATTTTGTAGAGTTAGCTTTTCAAGAAGTAGGTGTTACTATTGAATGGATAGGACAAGGAATAGAAGAAAAAGGAATTGATTGTCGAACAGGAAGAGTATTAATAGAAGTTAATTCCCAGTTTTTTCGCCCTTCAGAAGTAGAACTACTCATAGGGGATTCTACTAAAGCTGTACAAAAAATGGGATGGAAGTCTCATACTGGTTTAAAAGATCTTGTTAGTCTCATGATTAATAGTGATATAAAACTAGTGCAGAAAAGCGCTAAAGAAACCGAGGTCTACTTTTGA
- a CDS encoding O-antigen ligase family protein — MIPTDLVVPDFFYRHIEFFPGDLVIFVLVLLVLLQAPKTLGSKLLTTPVRWLVLFCLTAFFSIALSPTRHYLLQYIRLLQFSTMILLFCAIEYIVDQNRIRQLIRWIAWAVVITLSVQCVIACMQYFSQSPLGLHKMGEPPLHWFSFSNPGKQRWIFDQFSHFQLPLNVLYRVTGLFSHPNVFGGFLFFSLLNASYLYVVHQEKWIKWLLTPLIFLHFLALSISFSRAAMIACIIGTIIWTIIQYFWIEDFLYKKEIKKILLIFFLSSIICLTLFHQQFFNRGGIINYNQVVQSSDEERIIYQEMALKMIKANPWFGIGFNNFQLCNHPIQLGLFLCAKVHNIYLLVAVETGIIGFIFFGAFLLSILKKTIQKPFSQEQALFLSIFIGLLWIGCCDYYFVEQMYGKILFFTSLALLNAIAQKSTILQPCHVKKRTFLPRS, encoded by the coding sequence ATGATCCCTACTGATCTGGTTGTACCAGATTTTTTTTATCGTCATATTGAATTTTTTCCAGGTGATTTAGTGATTTTTGTGCTCGTATTGCTTGTGCTTTTACAAGCGCCAAAAACCTTAGGTAGTAAATTACTTACAACACCTGTTCGATGGCTTGTTTTATTTTGTCTTACTGCTTTCTTTTCAATTGCTCTCTCTCCTACTCGTCATTACTTATTGCAATATATACGTCTCTTACAGTTTTCTACGATGATTTTGCTTTTTTGTGCTATTGAATATATCGTAGATCAAAATAGAATTCGTCAACTTATCAGATGGATTGCTTGGGCAGTTGTCATTACTCTAAGTGTGCAATGTGTCATTGCTTGTATGCAATATTTTTCTCAGAGTCCACTGGGGCTTCATAAAATGGGAGAGCCTCCTTTACATTGGTTCAGTTTTTCCAATCCAGGAAAGCAACGTTGGATTTTTGATCAATTCTCTCATTTTCAACTGCCTTTAAACGTACTCTATCGAGTAACAGGGCTCTTTTCTCATCCTAATGTATTTGGGGGCTTTTTATTTTTCTCTCTCTTGAATGCATCTTATTTATATGTAGTTCATCAGGAAAAGTGGATTAAATGGTTATTGACACCACTTATTTTCCTGCATTTTCTGGCTTTAAGCATTTCTTTTTCTAGAGCTGCAATGATTGCCTGTATTATTGGTACAATTATTTGGACGATTATTCAATACTTTTGGATAGAAGATTTTTTGTATAAAAAAGAAATAAAAAAAATTTTGTTAATTTTCTTTCTAAGTAGCATTATTTGCTTAACTCTTTTCCATCAGCAATTTTTTAATAGAGGAGGGATTATAAACTATAACCAAGTGGTTCAATCTTCAGATGAAGAGAGAATTATTTATCAAGAAATGGCTTTGAAAATGATCAAAGCAAACCCTTGGTTTGGCATAGGATTTAATAATTTTCAACTTTGTAATCACCCTATTCAACTTGGACTTTTTCTTTGTGCAAAAGTACACAATATTTATTTGTTAGTTGCAGTTGAAACAGGAATTATCGGATTCATATTCTTTGGTGCCTTTTTACTTTCTATTTTGAAAAAGACTATTCAAAAACCTTTTTCTCAAGAACAAGCGTTATTTTTGAGTATATTCATAGGACTTTTATGGATTGGGTGTTGCGATTATTATTTTGTAGAGCAAATGTATGGAAAAATTTTATTTTTTACCTCTTTGGCATTACTTAATGCTATTGCTCAAAAGTCAACTATTTTGCAACCTTGTCATGTAAAAAAGAGAACTTTTTTACCAAGATCATGA